The following coding sequences are from one Comamonas koreensis window:
- the dfrA1 gene encoding trimethoprim-resistant dihydrofolate reductase DfrA1, with translation MKLSLMVAISKNGVIGNGPDIPWSAKGEQLLFKAITYNQWLLVGRKTFESMGALPNRKYAVVTRSSFTSDNENVLIFPSIKDALTNLKKITDHVIVSGGGEIYKSLIDQVDTLHISTIDIEPEGDVYFPEIPSNFRPVFTQDFASNINYSYQIWQKG, from the coding sequence GTGAAACTATCACTAATGGTAGCTATATCGAAGAATGGAGTTATCGGGAATGGCCCTGATATTCCATGGAGTGCCAAAGGTGAACAGCTCCTGTTTAAAGCTATTACCTATAACCAATGGCTGTTGGTTGGACGCAAGACTTTTGAATCAATGGGAGCATTACCCAACCGAAAGTATGCGGTCGTAACACGTTCAAGTTTTACATCTGACAATGAGAACGTATTGATCTTTCCATCAATTAAAGATGCTTTAACCAACCTAAAGAAAATAACGGATCATGTCATTGTTTCAGGTGGTGGGGAGATATACAAAAGCCTGATCGATCAAGTAGATACACTACATATATCTACAATAGACATCGAGCCGGAAGGTGATGTTTACTTTCCTGAAATCCCCAGCAATTTTAGGCCAGTTTTTACCCAAGACTTCGCCTCTAACATAAATTATAGTTACCAAATCTGGCAAAAGGGTTAA
- a CDS encoding antitoxin ParD: protein MSRLTIDMTDQQHQSLKALAALQGKTIKQYALERLFPGDADADQAWQELKTMLGNRINDGLAGKVSTKSVGEILDEELSGDRA from the coding sequence ATGAGCCGCCTGACAATCGACATGACGGACCAGCAGCACCAGAGCCTGAAAGCCCTGGCCGCCTTGCAGGGCAAGACCATTAAGCAATACGCCCTCGAACGTCTGTTCCCCGGTGACGCTGATGCCGATCAGGCATGGCAGGAACTGAAAACCATGCTGGGGAACCGCATCAACGATGGGCTTGCCGGCAAGGTGTCCACCAAGAGCGTCGGCGAAATTCTTGATGAAGAACTCAGCGGGGATCGCGCTTGA
- a CDS encoding type II toxin-antitoxin system RelE/ParE family toxin, giving the protein MTAYILTAEAEADLRGIIRYTRREWGAAQVRRYIAKLEQGIARLAAGEGPFKDMSELFPALRMARCEHHYVFCLPRAGEPALVVAILHERMDLMTRLADRLKG; this is encoded by the coding sequence TTGACGGCCTACATCCTCACGGCTGAGGCCGAAGCCGATCTACGCGGCATCATCCGCTACACGCGCCGGGAGTGGGGCGCGGCGCAGGTGCGCCGCTATATCGCTAAGCTGGAACAGGGCATAGCCAGGCTTGCCGCCGGCGAAGGCCCGTTTAAGGACATGAGCGAACTCTTTCCCGCGCTGCGGATGGCCCGCTGCGAACACCACTACGTTTTTTGCCTGCCGCGTGCGGGCGAACCCGCGTTGGTCGTGGCGATCCTGCATGAGCGCATGGACCTCATGACGCGACTTGCCGACAGGCTCAAGGGCTGA
- the intI1 gene encoding class 1 integron integrase IntI1 has protein sequence MKTATAPLPPLRSVKVLDQLRERIRYLHYSLRTEQAYVHWVRAFIRFHGVRHPATLGSSEVEAFLSWLANERKVSVSTHRQALAALLFFYGKVLCTDLPWLQEIGRPRPSRRLPVVLTPDEVVRILGFLEGEHRLFAQLLYGTGMRISEGLQLRVKDLDFDHGTIIVREGKGSKDRALMLPESLAPSLREQLSRARAWWLKDQAEGRSGVALPDALERKYPRAGHSWPWFWVFAQHTHSTDPRSGVVRRHHMYDQTFQRAFKRAVEQAGITKPATPHTLRHSFATALLRSGYDIRTVQDLLGHSDVSTTMIYTHVLKVGGAGVRSPLDALPPLTSER, from the coding sequence ATGAAAACCGCCACTGCGCCGTTACCACCGCTGCGTTCGGTCAAGGTTCTGGACCAGTTGCGTGAGCGCATACGCTACTTGCATTACAGTTTACGAACCGAACAGGCTTATGTCCACTGGGTTCGTGCCTTCATCCGTTTCCACGGTGTGCGTCACCCGGCAACCTTGGGCAGCAGCGAAGTCGAGGCATTTCTGTCCTGGCTGGCGAACGAGCGCAAGGTTTCGGTCTCCACGCATCGTCAGGCATTGGCGGCCTTGCTGTTCTTCTACGGCAAGGTGCTGTGCACGGATCTGCCCTGGCTTCAGGAGATCGGAAGACCTCGGCCGTCGCGGCGCTTGCCGGTGGTGCTGACCCCGGATGAAGTGGTTCGCATCCTCGGTTTTCTGGAAGGCGAGCATCGTTTGTTCGCCCAGCTTCTGTATGGAACGGGCATGCGGATCAGTGAGGGTTTGCAACTGCGGGTCAAGGATCTGGATTTCGATCACGGCACGATCATCGTGCGGGAGGGCAAGGGCTCCAAGGATCGGGCCTTGATGTTACCCGAGAGCTTGGCACCCAGCCTGCGCGAGCAGCTGTCGCGTGCACGGGCATGGTGGCTGAAGGACCAGGCCGAGGGCCGCAGCGGCGTTGCGCTTCCCGACGCCCTTGAGCGGAAGTATCCGCGCGCCGGGCATTCCTGGCCGTGGTTCTGGGTTTTTGCGCAGCACACGCATTCGACCGATCCACGGAGCGGTGTCGTGCGTCGCCATCACATGTATGACCAGACCTTTCAGCGCGCCTTCAAACGTGCCGTAGAACAAGCAGGCATCACGAAGCCCGCCACACCGCACACCCTCCGCCACTCGTTCGCGACGGCCTTGCTCCGCAGCGGTTACGACATTCGAACCGTGCAGGATCTGCTCGGCCATTCCGACGTCTCTACGACGATGATTTACACGCATGTGCTGAAAGTTGGCGGTGCCGGAGTGCGCTCACCGCTTGATGCGCTGCCGCCCCTCACTAGTGAGAGGTAG